In Saccharomonospora marina XMU15, one genomic interval encodes:
- a CDS encoding coiled-coil domain-containing protein, which yields MTIPMGAGGPSPPGPGFRPALWGYDREHVDHYVHGMLEELRLLASDRDAAADCVQRLAERLEALRSENDKLRGRLARVCREPLETDGLSERMLHMVELAHEEAADIIAGAEAAAERKRALQRRRARRLRARHRRLLAELQQRRIEQEAEHHELMRRVQSQAQAAAEQAQRQRRELDERATRRRQELERDFAVALAARRDEANKAIAQKEAAARAHAQRLIEQATRRAERIVAEATDRVHALEGMRRRLADELNGARAALADALPLTEPLPEEDTACEEESATLPSPRTRGPAVSSAP from the coding sequence ATGACGATCCCAATGGGCGCAGGCGGGCCGAGCCCGCCGGGACCCGGATTCAGGCCGGCATTGTGGGGATACGACCGCGAGCATGTCGATCACTACGTGCACGGAATGCTCGAGGAGCTGCGGCTGCTGGCGTCCGACCGGGACGCGGCGGCCGACTGTGTGCAGCGACTGGCCGAGCGGTTGGAGGCGCTGCGTTCGGAGAACGACAAACTTCGCGGACGGCTCGCCAGAGTCTGCAGGGAACCATTGGAGACGGACGGGCTTTCGGAGCGGATGCTGCACATGGTGGAGCTCGCCCACGAGGAAGCCGCCGACATCATCGCGGGCGCCGAGGCGGCGGCGGAACGAAAACGAGCGTTGCAGCGCAGGCGAGCGCGCCGGCTGCGGGCGCGGCACAGGCGGTTGCTCGCCGAGCTTCAGCAACGCCGGATCGAGCAGGAGGCCGAGCATCACGAGTTGATGCGCAGGGTGCAGTCGCAGGCGCAGGCCGCGGCGGAGCAGGCGCAGCGGCAGCGGCGGGAACTGGACGAGCGCGCCACCCGCAGGCGGCAGGAACTGGAACGGGATTTCGCTGTCGCGCTGGCCGCACGCAGGGACGAGGCGAACAAGGCCATCGCGCAGAAGGAGGCCGCGGCGAGGGCGCATGCGCAACGGCTGATCGAGCAGGCCACCCGCAGGGCGGAGCGCATCGTCGCCGAGGCGACGGACCGGGTGCACGCGCTGGAGGGGATGCGCAGGCGGCTCGCGGACGAGTTGAACGGCGCCCGTGCCGCCCTTGCCGACGCGTTGCCGCTGACCGAACCGCTGCCGGAGGAGGACACCGCCTGCGAGGAGGAGTCGGCGACGTTGCCCTCGCCACGTACCAGAGGGCCTGCGGTGTCCAGCGCCCCTTGA
- a CDS encoding DUF742 domain-containing protein, with amino-acid sequence MGSSDDYRDRPVRPYVITSGRAHPSRNTIRPETLLIANPEAKLPIMASREQRAILDVCRGMLSLAEVAAHLDLPVSVVVVLASDLVDTGHLVLRSAPQRHVLPDREILEKVLNGLRKL; translated from the coding sequence ATGGGCAGTTCGGACGATTACCGCGATCGGCCGGTACGGCCCTACGTCATCACCTCCGGCCGTGCCCATCCTTCGCGCAACACGATCCGGCCGGAGACACTGCTGATCGCCAATCCCGAGGCGAAACTGCCGATCATGGCGAGCAGGGAACAGCGGGCGATACTGGACGTCTGCCGGGGAATGCTGTCGCTGGCCGAAGTCGCCGCGCACCTCGACCTGCCGGTCAGCGTGGTCGTCGTGCTCGCGTCGGACCTCGTCGACACCGGACACCTGGTGCTCAGATCGGCTCCGCAGCGACATGTCCTGCCCGACCGAGAAATCCTGGAGAAGGTCCTCAATGGTCTCCGCAAACTCTGA
- a CDS encoding cytochrome P450, translated as MTPSQPHQPTLSELTGLTPLSATTTCRDPQAAYSELRAKWGQVAPVELEPGINAWLVLGHPEICQIVRNERLFSRNPHYWRLYAEQVVSPDSGLGPMMFPRDNAYFSDGDKHRRLREPLDDGLAGLDEHKMSRMIRAACTELIATFAPRGTADLVTEYAAVVPMLAVAGMFGLSTDLGHQLRQALIALFGSGADSQAGNQNLERILTNTIQARRADPSDDLATAFLRHPNLRNDFELQQSMVLMISAGYETTTTWIAQTLRLMLTDPRFAGRLRGGRLGIDEALDEVLWRDPPMSNMPARYALADCQVAGQPVRRGDALILGFAAANADSRVHTNDPWLEVGNRAHLAWSAGPHACPAQRQGRMITRIAVDTALHRLQDVVLSVPAEDITLLPSPWTRCPASLPVRFTRTGPIPHA; from the coding sequence ATGACACCGTCGCAGCCCCACCAGCCGACACTGTCCGAACTCACCGGACTCACCCCGCTGTCGGCAACCACCACCTGCCGCGATCCACAGGCTGCCTACAGCGAACTGCGTGCCAAGTGGGGCCAGGTCGCACCGGTCGAGTTGGAACCGGGCATCAACGCCTGGCTCGTGCTCGGGCACCCGGAGATCTGCCAGATCGTGCGCAACGAGCGGTTGTTCTCCCGCAACCCGCACTACTGGCGGCTCTACGCCGAGCAGGTCGTCTCCCCCGATTCCGGGCTCGGGCCGATGATGTTCCCGCGGGACAACGCCTACTTCTCCGACGGCGACAAGCACCGCAGGTTGCGCGAACCGCTCGACGACGGCCTCGCCGGCCTCGACGAGCACAAGATGAGCCGCATGATCCGGGCCGCGTGCACCGAACTGATCGCGACGTTCGCCCCGCGAGGCACCGCCGACCTGGTGACCGAGTACGCGGCCGTGGTGCCGATGCTGGCCGTGGCGGGCATGTTCGGCCTCAGCACCGACCTCGGCCACCAGCTGAGGCAGGCGCTGATCGCCCTTTTCGGATCCGGTGCGGATTCCCAGGCAGGCAACCAGAATCTGGAGCGAATCCTCACCAACACCATCCAGGCTCGCAGGGCCGACCCGAGCGACGACCTGGCGACGGCGTTCCTGCGCCACCCCAACCTGCGCAACGACTTCGAGTTGCAGCAATCCATGGTGCTGATGATCTCGGCAGGATACGAGACCACCACCACGTGGATCGCACAGACACTGCGGCTGATGCTCACCGATCCACGCTTCGCCGGACGGCTGCGGGGTGGCAGGCTGGGGATCGACGAGGCGCTGGACGAGGTGCTGTGGCGTGACCCGCCCATGTCCAACATGCCCGCCAGGTACGCGCTCGCCGACTGCCAGGTCGCGGGCCAGCCCGTGCGCAGGGGCGACGCGCTCATTCTCGGGTTCGCGGCAGCCAACGCAGATTCCAGGGTGCACACCAACGACCCGTGGCTGGAGGTGGGTAACCGAGCACACTTGGCATGGAGCGCGGGACCGCACGCCTGTCCCGCGCAGCGGCAGGGCCGGATGATCACCCGCATTGCGGTCGACACCGCCCTGCACCGACTACAGGATGTTGTGCTGTCGGTACCGGCCGAGGACATCACGCTGCTGCCCTCGCCGTGGACCCGTTGCCCCGCCAGCCTGCCCGTCCGGTTCACCAGGACGGGCCCGATCCCGCACGCCTGA
- the thiI gene encoding tRNA uracil 4-sulfurtransferase ThiI, protein MAQPCVLLKYGELMLKGRNRGRFEQYLLDGVRRVVRGETDSADGADGAAGAADHADVAAGAPRGPRVRISRRDGVLVLAGGLPLPELVERAQRVFGVSVVQPALRAGKTPSDAADAVLQALAERFGTPEQSGPRRFAVKARRRNKGFPMGSEQLAAYVGQRVCEQWGWPVDLSEPEVRISVEVDRREVFVSLERHRGQGGLPVGASGRALVLLSGGFDSPVAAFRAMRRGLRCDFVHFTGAPYTDPSSAYKAYALVRQLDRYQGGSRLHVVPIGNAQRAIATAGAAQLQVVAQRRLMVRTADALAAELGAQALVTGDSLGQVSSQTLSNLATVEAAAQLPLLRPLLAWDKDEIIAEARRIGTADISKLPDEDCCSLLAPPRVATRSTAEQLAGVERRLDLDELVPKLLADVQVLAPAGS, encoded by the coding sequence ATGGCACAGCCGTGCGTGCTGCTCAAGTACGGGGAACTGATGTTGAAGGGGCGCAACCGCGGCCGCTTCGAGCAGTACCTCCTCGACGGGGTGCGGCGCGTCGTCCGCGGCGAGACCGACAGTGCCGACGGCGCCGATGGCGCTGCTGGCGCCGCCGATCACGCCGACGTCGCCGCCGGGGCGCCGCGCGGCCCGCGCGTGCGGATCTCCCGTCGCGACGGCGTGCTCGTGCTCGCGGGCGGACTGCCGTTGCCGGAACTGGTGGAGCGCGCGCAGCGGGTTTTCGGCGTCAGCGTGGTGCAACCCGCGCTGCGGGCGGGCAAGACCCCCTCCGACGCGGCGGATGCGGTGCTGCAGGCGCTGGCGGAGCGGTTCGGCACACCCGAGCAGAGCGGGCCGCGCCGGTTCGCGGTGAAGGCGCGCCGCAGGAACAAGGGCTTCCCGATGGGTTCGGAGCAACTCGCCGCCTACGTGGGGCAGCGGGTGTGCGAGCAGTGGGGGTGGCCGGTCGATCTGAGCGAGCCCGAGGTGCGGATCTCGGTGGAGGTGGACCGGCGCGAGGTGTTCGTCTCGCTCGAGCGGCACCGTGGTCAGGGTGGCCTGCCGGTGGGTGCCAGCGGGCGCGCGCTGGTGTTGCTGTCCGGCGGGTTCGACTCACCGGTCGCGGCGTTTCGCGCGATGCGGCGTGGGCTGCGGTGCGACTTCGTGCACTTCACCGGCGCCCCCTACACCGACCCCTCTTCCGCGTACAAGGCCTACGCGCTGGTCAGGCAACTGGATCGGTATCAGGGAGGTTCGCGGCTGCACGTGGTGCCGATCGGCAACGCGCAGCGCGCCATCGCCACGGCGGGCGCGGCGCAGTTGCAGGTGGTGGCCCAGCGCAGACTCATGGTGCGCACCGCGGACGCGCTTGCCGCCGAGTTGGGCGCGCAGGCGCTGGTGACGGGTGACAGCCTGGGGCAGGTGTCCAGCCAGACGCTGAGCAACCTGGCCACGGTGGAAGCCGCGGCTCAGTTGCCGTTGCTTCGGCCGCTGCTGGCGTGGGACAAGGACGAGATCATCGCGGAGGCGCGGCGGATCGGGACCGCGGACATCTCCAAGCTGCCCGACGAGGACTGCTGCAGCCTGCTCGCGCCGCCGCGAGTGGCGACCAGGAGCACGGCCGAGCAGCTGGCAGGCGTGGAGCGCAGGCTGGACCTCGACGAACTGGTGCCGAAGCTGCTGGCCGACGTTCAGGTGCTGGCTCCGGCGGGCTCGTAG
- a CDS encoding ATP-binding protein, translated as MTLPSTRPPTRQPILWLCTGVAVSYVVVASIFLLAADGSALQDTLLLAAGVLAVAALGVHAAVSDRALRAHEATLRNQQAVAGEQGVALESMAEQVEAFAQGAPAAPPLPELSPSGRPAALLHRAAAVLDRLRDDQQGRQDAVHAAVVALARKAQTSAHRLQEEASRMVQRHPSDPDILHTSMRVDHAAAQQARHAQTLAALCGEWPGQQWHEPLPIADVVRGAAGRITAFQRVEISGDPGVAVSPRVVEPLIHLVAELLANATQSSPPTTNVLVTLRHVQRGAVIEIDDCGVGLDDRRLEQAREIASGRRPVGLAELGEIPQTGLPVVGAYVRRYGFRVDLTESVYGGVRAITLVPSELVETIPPGGSATVGEHALTRKQPPRPAEPPRHREPERREEPEPRTTGTVEGNLSSLPKRRSRRGEAPAKTVDSDVEWPGPGNTRASTHSTQTAEQAGQWMGAFLRSSPGLPTGAARTDSSADVDNTSEE; from the coding sequence ATGACACTTCCGTCGACAAGGCCCCCTACCCGACAGCCGATCCTGTGGCTGTGCACCGGCGTCGCCGTCAGTTACGTCGTCGTCGCCTCGATCTTCCTGCTCGCAGCCGACGGCAGCGCGCTGCAGGACACGCTGCTGCTGGCCGCGGGCGTGTTGGCCGTGGCAGCGCTGGGCGTACACGCCGCGGTGTCCGACCGCGCGCTACGGGCGCACGAAGCCACGCTGCGCAACCAGCAGGCGGTGGCGGGAGAGCAGGGCGTGGCACTGGAGTCCATGGCCGAACAGGTGGAGGCATTCGCGCAGGGCGCGCCCGCCGCACCGCCGCTGCCCGAACTGTCCCCGTCGGGACGCCCGGCCGCACTGCTGCACCGGGCGGCCGCGGTGCTCGACCGGCTCCGCGACGATCAACAGGGCCGCCAGGACGCCGTGCACGCCGCGGTGGTCGCGCTCGCCAGGAAGGCGCAGACCTCGGCACACCGCCTGCAGGAGGAGGCCTCGCGGATGGTGCAGCGCCATCCCAGCGACCCCGACATCCTGCACACCAGCATGCGGGTGGACCACGCGGCCGCACAGCAGGCGCGGCACGCGCAGACGCTTGCCGCGCTGTGCGGCGAGTGGCCGGGACAGCAGTGGCACGAGCCGCTGCCGATCGCCGACGTCGTGCGAGGCGCGGCGGGCCGGATCACCGCCTTCCAGCGGGTCGAGATCTCCGGAGACCCGGGGGTCGCCGTCTCGCCGCGCGTCGTGGAACCGCTGATCCACCTGGTGGCCGAACTGCTGGCCAACGCGACCCAGTCCTCGCCGCCCACCACCAACGTCCTCGTGACGTTGCGGCACGTGCAGCGCGGTGCGGTGATCGAGATCGACGACTGCGGGGTCGGCCTCGACGACAGGAGGCTGGAACAGGCCCGCGAGATCGCCTCCGGCAGGCGCCCGGTCGGGCTGGCCGAGTTGGGCGAGATCCCGCAGACGGGTCTGCCCGTGGTCGGCGCGTACGTGCGCCGCTACGGGTTCAGGGTGGACCTGACGGAATCGGTGTACGGCGGCGTGCGAGCCATCACGCTGGTGCCCTCGGAACTGGTCGAGACCATTCCGCCCGGCGGCTCGGCGACGGTCGGCGAGCACGCTCTGACCCGTAAGCAGCCTCCGCGACCGGCCGAGCCACCCCGGCACCGGGAGCCCGAGCGGCGTGAGGAGCCCGAACCGAGGACAACCGGAACCGTCGAGGGGAACCTGTCCTCGCTGCCGAAACGGCGCTCGCGGCGTGGCGAGGCCCCTGCCAAGACCGTCGACTCCGATGTGGAATGGCCGGGGCCGGGCAACACCCGCGCCAGCACACACAGCACGCAGACCGCCGAGCAGGCAGGCCAGTGGATGGGTGCGTTCCTGCGCTCCTCGCCCGGCCTGCCGACGGGTGCGGCGCGTACCGATTCATCAGCCGACGTTGACAACACTTCGGAGGAGTAA
- a CDS encoding GTP-binding protein, protein MVSANSDRYVAHTVEQSVKILVVGAFGVGKTTLIGSVSEIKPLRTEETMTTASIGVDSVAGLDDKTTTTVAMDFGRITVSPDVVLYLFGTPGQRRFWNLWEGLAEGAVGALVLVDTRRIEDSFEVFDQLELRTTMPFAVAVNQFPDAPRYEEDQLREALDLLPQTPIMYCDARMKESSVAALITLVEHALRFPAPSKAYAR, encoded by the coding sequence ATGGTCTCCGCAAACTCTGACCGGTACGTGGCCCACACCGTCGAGCAGTCGGTCAAGATCCTCGTCGTCGGCGCGTTCGGGGTGGGCAAGACGACCTTGATCGGTTCGGTCAGTGAGATCAAGCCGCTGCGCACCGAGGAAACGATGACCACGGCCAGCATCGGCGTCGACTCCGTCGCGGGCCTCGACGACAAGACGACCACCACGGTGGCGATGGACTTCGGCCGAATCACCGTCAGCCCCGACGTCGTGCTGTACCTGTTCGGTACACCGGGACAGCGCAGGTTCTGGAACCTGTGGGAGGGACTGGCCGAAGGCGCCGTCGGGGCGCTCGTCCTCGTCGACACCCGCCGCATCGAGGACAGTTTCGAGGTGTTCGACCAGCTGGAGCTGCGAACCACGATGCCGTTCGCGGTCGCGGTCAACCAGTTCCCCGACGCGCCACGGTACGAAGAGGACCAGTTGCGTGAGGCGCTGGACCTGTTGCCACAGACACCGATCATGTACTGCGACGCCAGGATGAAGGAATCGTCAGTGGCCGCACTGATCACCCTGGTGGAGCACGCCCTCCGGTTTCCCGCTCCCTCGAAGGCATACGCACGATGA
- a CDS encoding cytochrome P450 family protein, with protein MTDAVASQVPVIRLDPTGADHHGEAARMRELGPVVRVILPGEVPVWAVTEHALLAELVTDPRVSKDWRNWSAVQRGEITDDWPLVGMIKVTNMVTADDSHHLRLRRPVTRTFTRGRVEQLRPRITEIINTLLDELPGHAAADGSVDLRQFYAYPVPMQVICELVGVPWDWRPRLRELVDSIFRTDTTPEEVVRTQRDRHEMLNRLVQLHRDEPGDDLTSALIATQEQDAESLTDEELVDTLWLLLTAGHETTLSLIVNGVRALLTHPDQLAIARTAGVDTWAAVVEETLRWDAPIGNFPARYPREDITIAGVTIPAGDAILAPYSGVGRDPAQHGSDADRFDITRKPAKHLAFGGGPHLCLGAHLARMEAQIALPELFARYPDIRLAVDPEQLRPVPSFFSNSASSLPVLLGDSRD; from the coding sequence ATGACCGACGCCGTGGCCTCGCAGGTCCCCGTCATCCGACTCGACCCCACCGGAGCCGACCACCACGGCGAAGCGGCCCGCATGCGCGAGCTCGGCCCGGTCGTGCGCGTCATCCTCCCAGGAGAGGTGCCCGTATGGGCCGTCACCGAGCACGCACTACTGGCCGAACTCGTCACCGATCCCAGGGTCAGCAAGGACTGGCGCAACTGGAGCGCCGTGCAGCGTGGTGAGATCACCGACGACTGGCCGTTGGTGGGGATGATCAAGGTGACCAACATGGTCACCGCCGACGACTCCCACCACCTCAGGTTGCGCAGGCCGGTCACGCGCACCTTCACCCGTGGCCGGGTGGAGCAGCTGCGGCCGCGCATCACCGAGATCATCAACACCCTGCTCGACGAGCTGCCCGGGCACGCGGCGGCGGACGGTTCGGTGGACCTGCGGCAGTTCTACGCCTACCCCGTGCCGATGCAGGTGATCTGCGAGCTGGTAGGGGTGCCGTGGGACTGGCGGCCCCGGCTGCGCGAACTGGTGGACAGCATCTTCCGCACCGACACCACCCCGGAGGAAGTCGTTCGCACCCAGCGCGACCGCCACGAGATGCTCAACCGGCTCGTGCAGCTGCACCGCGACGAACCGGGCGACGACCTGACGAGCGCGCTGATCGCCACGCAGGAGCAGGACGCCGAGTCGCTGACCGACGAGGAACTCGTCGACACGCTGTGGCTGCTGCTGACGGCGGGGCACGAAACGACGCTGAGCCTGATCGTCAACGGCGTGCGGGCGCTGCTCACCCACCCCGACCAGCTGGCGATCGCCCGCACAGCGGGTGTGGACACCTGGGCGGCGGTGGTGGAGGAAACGCTGCGCTGGGACGCGCCGATCGGCAACTTCCCGGCCCGCTACCCCAGGGAGGACATCACCATCGCCGGGGTCACGATCCCGGCGGGCGACGCCATCCTCGCCCCCTACAGCGGCGTCGGCAGGGACCCGGCACAGCACGGTAGCGACGCCGACCGGTTCGACATCACCCGCAAGCCAGCCAAGCACCTGGCCTTCGGCGGCGGCCCGCACCTGTGCCTTGGCGCGCATCTGGCACGGATGGAGGCACAGATAGCGCTGCCGGAACTGTTCGCCCGCTACCCCGACATCCGGCTCGCGGTGGATCCCGAGCAGTTGCGGCCGGTGCCGTCGTTCTTCTCCAACTCGGCGAGCAGCCTGCCGGTGCTGCTCGGCGATTCCCGCGACTGA
- a CDS encoding AraC family ligand binding domain-containing protein: MGSRDRVATGTVTAWRPSVRGVREVFHASFPRHTYPPHTHDAWTLLVVDAGVVAYDLHRREHGAGRAVVTLLPPDVAHDGRAARRGGFRKRVLYLERDVFGETATG, encoded by the coding sequence ATGGGTTCTCGCGATCGGGTCGCCACCGGCACCGTCACCGCGTGGCGGCCGTCGGTGCGGGGTGTGCGGGAAGTCTTCCACGCCAGCTTCCCCCGGCACACCTACCCACCGCACACCCACGACGCGTGGACGCTGCTCGTCGTCGACGCAGGCGTGGTGGCATACGACCTGCACCGCCGCGAGCACGGCGCGGGCAGGGCGGTGGTGACCCTGCTGCCTCCCGATGTCGCGCACGACGGCAGGGCGGCACGGCGCGGCGGATTCCGCAAACGTGTGCTCTACCTGGAACGCGACGTGTTCGGCGAGACTGCGACCGGTTGA
- a CDS encoding DUF2000 domain-containing protein, translating to MVKQHVPDRPDTKIAVLLREDLLSWQRLNVCAFLVSGLAASQPHLVGEPYLDADGNEYLPMFRQPVLVFEGSKETLPAAHGRALSRGLRPSVFTADLFATGNDTDNRAAVRAVPAAALDLVGLAVHGPRNAVDKVCKGARMHP from the coding sequence ATGGTGAAACAACACGTTCCCGACCGACCCGACACCAAGATCGCGGTGCTGCTGCGCGAAGACCTGTTGAGCTGGCAGCGGCTCAACGTGTGCGCGTTCCTCGTCAGTGGGCTGGCGGCCAGCCAGCCACACCTGGTGGGTGAACCGTACCTGGATGCCGACGGCAACGAGTACCTGCCGATGTTTCGGCAGCCGGTGCTGGTGTTCGAGGGCTCGAAGGAAACCCTCCCGGCGGCGCACGGTCGCGCGCTGTCCAGGGGGCTGCGCCCGTCGGTCTTCACCGCGGACCTGTTCGCCACCGGCAACGACACCGACAACAGGGCAGCGGTGCGTGCGGTGCCCGCCGCCGCGCTCGACCTGGTGGGACTTGCGGTGCACGGGCCGAGGAACGCGGTGGACAAGGTCTGTAAAGGCGCGCGGATGCACCCCTAG
- a CDS encoding carbamate kinase — translation MRVVAAVGGNALLRRGQRADEAVQRRNLHGAVAALAEALGGEELVVVHGNGPQVGLLAQESAADPALRRPYPLDSLVAQTQGMIGYWLAAELDAALPGREVAALVTRVVVRRSDPAFALPTKFIGPGYSLADSRALEQQRGWTFLRDGRRWRRVVASPDPVRIVEQPIVERLLESGAVVVAAGGGGIPVLDDPGCQPGAVEAVIDKDLSAALLARELKADALLLLTDVAAVQRRFGTGQAEPVAEATVAELVALGLPEGSMAPKVEAARRFLASGGTVAAIGAVEQAGEVLAGAAGTRVRM, via the coding sequence GTGAGGGTTGTCGCCGCCGTCGGCGGTAACGCGTTGCTGCGCAGGGGTCAGCGCGCCGACGAGGCCGTGCAGCGACGGAACCTGCACGGGGCGGTGGCGGCGCTCGCCGAAGCACTCGGCGGCGAGGAACTGGTGGTCGTGCACGGCAACGGTCCGCAGGTGGGGCTGTTGGCGCAGGAGAGCGCGGCGGACCCGGCACTGCGGCGACCGTATCCACTGGACTCGCTCGTCGCGCAGACGCAGGGCATGATCGGGTACTGGCTCGCGGCCGAGTTGGACGCGGCACTGCCGGGCCGGGAGGTCGCGGCGCTGGTGACGCGCGTCGTGGTGCGGCGGTCGGACCCGGCCTTCGCGCTGCCGACGAAGTTCATCGGCCCCGGCTACTCGCTGGCCGACAGCCGGGCGCTGGAACAGCAGCGCGGGTGGACGTTCCTTCGCGACGGGCGGCGCTGGCGCAGGGTGGTCGCCTCGCCCGACCCGGTACGCATCGTCGAGCAGCCGATCGTGGAGCGGCTGCTGGAGTCGGGCGCGGTGGTGGTCGCCGCGGGCGGCGGTGGCATACCGGTGCTCGACGACCCCGGCTGTCAACCGGGCGCGGTGGAGGCGGTGATCGACAAGGACCTCTCCGCGGCGCTGCTGGCGCGTGAACTGAAGGCCGATGCGCTGCTGCTGCTCACCGACGTGGCCGCGGTGCAGCGCCGGTTCGGCACCGGACAGGCGGAACCGGTCGCGGAGGCGACGGTCGCCGAACTGGTCGCACTCGGGCTGCCGGAGGGTTCGATGGCGCCGAAGGTCGAGGCCGCTCGCCGGTTCCTCGCCTCGGGCGGCACGGTGGCGGCCATCGGTGCGGTGGAGCAGGCGGGCGAGGTGCTGGCCGGCGCCGCGGGCACGCGGGTGCGGATGTGA
- a CDS encoding roadblock/LC7 domain-containing protein, translating to MAVPASDNSWMLDMIRSVRGVRHAVVLTSDGLLKVRTDHTHPDIADKLAAACAGLTSLGQGISEEFGTGGSPRQVMVEFDGGFLFVRGAGDGSRLAVVTEPVIDPALIAQQMQAQVLQIGERTLSTPTRGS from the coding sequence ATGGCCGTCCCCGCTTCCGACAACAGCTGGATGCTGGACATGATCAGGAGCGTGCGGGGTGTGCGGCACGCCGTCGTGCTCACCTCCGACGGCCTGTTGAAGGTGCGCACCGATCACACCCACCCCGACATCGCCGACAAGCTCGCCGCCGCCTGCGCCGGGCTGACCTCACTGGGACAGGGCATCAGTGAGGAGTTCGGTACGGGCGGCAGCCCACGACAGGTGATGGTGGAGTTCGACGGCGGCTTCCTGTTCGTCCGTGGCGCGGGCGACGGTTCCCGGCTGGCCGTGGTCACCGAGCCGGTCATCGACCCGGCGCTGATCGCACAGCAGATGCAGGCACAGGTGCTACAGATCGGTGAACGCACACTGAGCACGCCGACCCGCGGCAGCTGA
- a CDS encoding AraC family transcriptional regulator translates to MIGAAVDRPVLADPLLRHRVHQVHQALATRTEHLEAESRLALVVERLRGHPRQVQPDPGGNATLNTGSDPGLAARLRELLEAHVTQGITLYEAATRLHANRAHLVRAFGREYGIPPHSYLTSRRVDLARRHLLAGHSPAEAAALSGLHDQSHLNRHFTRLVGVPPGRYARSRVSYEPAGAST, encoded by the coding sequence TTGATCGGTGCCGCGGTGGACCGGCCGGTGCTGGCCGATCCGCTGCTGCGGCACCGGGTGCACCAGGTTCACCAAGCGCTCGCGACACGCACCGAGCACCTGGAGGCGGAGAGCAGGCTGGCGCTGGTAGTGGAGCGGTTGCGCGGGCACCCGCGGCAGGTGCAGCCGGATCCGGGCGGGAACGCAACGCTGAACACCGGCAGCGACCCGGGGCTGGCGGCGCGGCTGCGGGAACTGCTCGAGGCACACGTCACGCAGGGCATCACCCTGTACGAGGCCGCCACGCGGCTGCACGCGAACCGGGCCCATCTGGTGCGGGCGTTCGGCCGCGAATACGGCATCCCGCCGCACAGCTACCTGACCAGCCGCAGGGTGGACCTCGCGAGGCGGCACCTGCTCGCGGGCCACTCCCCCGCCGAAGCCGCCGCGTTGTCGGGCCTGCATGACCAATCGCACCTGAACCGGCATTTCACCCGGCTCGTCGGCGTTCCACCCGGCCGCTACGCACGCAGCCGGGTGAGCTACGAGCCCGCCGGAGCCAGCACCTGA